The sequence below is a genomic window from Paenibacillus silvisoli.
CGAGAGGCGCTGCGGGCGAGCGTGCGCTGCATTTCCTGATTGTGGCCGAGGGCCAGGACGCGGCTCAGAAAATCATACTCGAACCGGCCCAGCGCATGCTCGTCCGCGCCGGCGTCCAGCAGCTCGTCCAACTCGGCGAGCAGCCTCCGCGAAAGCTCTTCGAGCGCCGCCGCGTCGCGCATGCGAGCGCTTGTCGCCGCGTAGAGCAGCAAGGCGGCGACCAGTTCAAGCAAGTCGCCGATCCGCTGCGCCGACGAATCCAGCACCAGCACGCCGTGCTTCGGGATGATGCGCAGGAAGCCTTCGGCTTCGAGCTGCTGCAGCGCGGCGCGGACCGGCGTGCGGCTCATATCGAGCTCGTGGCTGAGATGAACCTCGGAGGTGACGCTGCCTTTGGCCAGCGCTCCCGTAACGATTTGCTCATAGATGCGTTGATAGGCTTCGTCGCGCAGCGATTCGCGGGGCATGTTCGGCTAACTCCTTCTGTTCGGTCGTTAAGAGGTAGTATAACATAAGAGGGACGACTCGAAAGGGGGCGGAGGCATGGAGAAGCAGGCTGTGACGATGCGGGATCAAGCGTTCGAAGCGATCAAGCGGGGGATTGTCAGCGGCGAGTGGCCGGGCGGGACGTTTCTGTCCGAAAAAATGCTGAGCGAGCTGCTCGGCATGAGCAAGACGCCGATTCGCTCCGCGCTCGACCGGCTGGAAATGATGGGGCTCGTGAAGCTGGCTCCGAAGCAGGGCGTCACCGTGCAGGAGGTGTCACTCAAGAAGATACTCGAAATCTACGAGCTGCGGATGTCGCTCGAAACGTTTGCCGTCCGGCGGCTGACGGGGCAGATGGATGCGGCGTTCTTCGCCGGGCTGGATGCGAACCTAGCGCTGCAGGCCGAGGCGATCGGCCGCGAGGATATAATCCGCTATGTGGAGCTGGACCGGCAATTCCATGCGATGATTATCGCCGGACTCGACAACGAGGAATACACGGAAGTGATGTCGCGCATTCAGGACAAGTTTCTGCTCGTGGTGCGGACGACCTTCGACCGCAATAAGCAGCGGCTGGCCGGAAGCATCGAGGAGCATTGGCAAATCCGGCACGCGCTGGCGGGGGCAGATCCGGAGCTGACGGTGCGGCTGACTCAGCGGCATATCGAGTACGTGAAGAAAATTATGCTTTGACCGTCGACATTGATGTATACAAGTCAGACATCTTGTCGCCCCGGAAGCGGCTATGCTACCTTGAATCTATCAAAGCGATTGGGAGGCATAGCAAGCAGATGAAAATTACGGATATTCGCACGTACATTCTCGGCAACCCATGGAAAAACTGGCTGTTCGTGCTCGTCGATACGGACGAGAACATCACGGGGCTCGGCGAAGGCACGCTGAACGGCTTTGCCAAAACGGTCGAAGCCGCCATCCACGAGCTGAAGCATCTCGTGATCGGACGCGATCCGTTCGACGTCGAAACGATCAGCCTGCGGCTGTTCCGCGACGTCTACTCCGACGGCGGCCAAATTCAAGGCTCCGCGCTGGCCGCGATTGAAACCGCTTGCTGGGACATTATGGGCAAGGCGACGAACCAGCCGCTCTACAAGCTGCTGGGCGGCAGCTGCCAC
It includes:
- a CDS encoding GntR family transcriptional regulator, which codes for MPRESLRDEAYQRIYEQIVTGALAKGSVTSEVHLSHELDMSRTPVRAALQQLEAEGFLRIIPKHGVLVLDSSAQRIGDLLELVAALLLYAATSARMRDAAALEELSRRLLAELDELLDAGADEHALGRFEYDFLSRVLALGHNQEMQRTLARSASRLFWEGNRRRWVAPYRLEMADALRTLLVQLSADTDRFAEALNLYVRMLKKTWV
- a CDS encoding GntR family transcriptional regulator yields the protein MEKQAVTMRDQAFEAIKRGIVSGEWPGGTFLSEKMLSELLGMSKTPIRSALDRLEMMGLVKLAPKQGVTVQEVSLKKILEIYELRMSLETFAVRRLTGQMDAAFFAGLDANLALQAEAIGREDIIRYVELDRQFHAMIIAGLDNEEYTEVMSRIQDKFLLVVRTTFDRNKQRLAGSIEEHWQIRHALAGADPELTVRLTQRHIEYVKKIML